From the Tripterygium wilfordii isolate XIE 37 chromosome 6, ASM1340144v1, whole genome shotgun sequence genome, one window contains:
- the LOC120000711 gene encoding pentatricopeptide repeat-containing protein At1g19720-like, whose translation MAALRSGLLPCHSFNDHSQNFNICRTPNFKFRASTSTFCGRKGGAISVGKTPKAHVSSITQNAVRTTVKYDVQIEVDHLLSLYLYLFNGNSFSDCRQIHAQFVKLNALRMNNLIGNKLAIMYIRNNAFLECGRKLFDEMPEKTLPSYAAVIGSYCRSGQWEDLFSVFSSMVDVGLLPDEYMIPTILKACSAMQMIRSGKMIHGYVIRKGLNSDVFIGNAFIDLYANCRNLGYSTSVFDTMTEKDVVSWTALASAYMDDGLYDEAMSLFQSMEVNGVKPDVITWNTMISRFARNGEIGLALQYFEEMQKKGHRPTINSWNGIISGFVQSGYFDEGLNVFKRMLEFPEYPDFVTTISLLPACAGLRYFNLGRAFHGYALKRQFSDNSHLEALLIEMYSKCGRNSYAENVFLRAKNKNTEIGNAVIAAYLNGGGGNKEKALRLLKMMGNDNFKPDVVIFNNIIAQYAGEGQISAAYDLLSEMNQMGVSPDVVTFNVLISGFQQSGLAYEALKLFRIVLSPSSSCLGDVGHVLVQPNSITFTGALAACADLKLQRQGKELHGYLLKKAFERNNYISTGLVDMYAKCHDINAATKVFKRIEDKTIASWNALIAGHVYNMQLEVAFELFHEMLVEGIRPCLITFKVLLPACGDLRALTMGKELHGYIIKSQFDDLLANALADMYAKCCSNKKPN comes from the coding sequence ATGGCTGCCCTGCGAAGTGGTTTACTTCCCTGTCATTCTTTCAATGATCACTCTCAAAATTTCAACATCTGCCGGACACCCAACTTCAAATTTCGAGCTTCAACGTCTACATTTTGTGGAAGGAAAGGTGGAGCAATATCAGTTGGTAAAACTCCAAAAGCCCATGTTTCTTCAATCACCCAAAACGCAGTTCGAACAACTGTTAAGTACGATGTTCAAATTGAGGTCGATCACCTTCTTTCTCTCTATCTTTATCTGTTCAACGGTAATTCTTTCTCTGATTGTAGACAAATCCATGCTCAATTTGTGAAATTGAATGCTCTTAGAATGAATAATTTGATTGGGAACAAGCTGGCGATAATGTATATAAGGAATAATGCTTTTTTAGAATGCGGCCGAAAGCTGTTTGACGAAATGCCGGAGAAAACGCTTCCTTCCTATGCGGCAGTGATTGGTTCATACTGTCGATCGGGGCAATGGGAAGATCTTTTCTCCGTGTTCAGTTCAATGGTTGATGTGGGTTTGCTACCTGATGAATATATGATACCCACAATTCTAAAGGCATGTTCAGCAATGCAGATGATAAGGAGTGGCAAAATGATTCATGGGTATGTGATAAGGAAGGGACTGAACTCCGATGTATTTATTGGGAATGCGTTTATTGACTTGTATGCGAACTGCAGGAATTTGGGATATTCAACCAGTGTTTTTGATACAATGACAGAAAAAGATGTTGTTTCATGGACTGCCCTTGCTTCAGCTTACATGGATGATGGCCTTTATGATGAGGCTATGTCACTTTTTCAGTCAATGGAAGTGAATGGAGTGAAACCTGATGTAATAACTTGGAATACAATGATATCGAGGTTCGCTCGGAATGGAGAGATTGGTTTGGCTCTCCAGTACTTTGAGGAGATGCAAAAGAAAGGACATCGACCAACAATCAATTCTTGGAATGGTATTATCTCAGGTTTTGTTCAAAGTGGATATTTTGATGAAGGTTTAAATGTATTCAAAAGGATGTTAGAGTTTCCAGAATATCCGGATTTTGTTACAACTATAAGCCTTCTACCAGCTTGTGCAGGACTAAGATATTTCAATTTGGGCAGGGCATTTCATGGATATGCTCTTAAACGTCAGTTTAGCGACAACAGTCATCTGGAAGCATTGTTAATTGAGATGTATTCAAAATGTGGGAGGAATAGCTATGCAGAGAACGTGTTTTTAAGAGCCAAGAACAAAAACACTGAAATAGGGAATGCGGTAATTGCGGCTTATCTgaatggaggaggaggaaaCAAGGAAAAGGCATTAAGGCTTCTTAAGATGATGGGAAACGACAACTTTAAACCTGATGTGGTCATCTTTAATAACATTATTGCCCAATATGCAGGAGAAGGGCAAATTAGTGCAGCGTATGACTTACTGTCAGAAATGAATCAGATGGGGGTAAGCCCAGATGTTGTtacttttaatgttttgattTCGGGTTTTCAACAATCTGGACTTGCTTATGAAGCTCTAAAATTGTTTAGAATCGTGCTTTCTCCTTCTAGTAGCTGTTTAGGTGACGTTGGGCATGTGTTGGTCCAACCAAACTCTATTACTTTTACTGGTGCTCTTGCTGCTTGTGCTGATCTTAAACTTCAGCGTCAAGGGAAGGAACTCCATGGATACTTACTGAAAAAAGCTTTCGAGCGCAACAATTACATCTCAACTGGATTGGTTGACATGTACGCGAAATGTCATGATATCAATGCAGCAACTAAAGTATTCAAGAGAATCGAGGATAAAACTATTGCTTCTTGGAATGCTTTGATAGCAGGTCATGTTTATAATATGCAGCTGGAAGTGGCTTTTGAACTTTTTCATGAAATGCTGGTGGAAGGCATTCGACCGTGTTTAATTACGTTTAAGGTACTTCTTCCTGCCTGTGGTGATTTGCGAGCATTGACAATGGGAAAAGAGCTGCATGGCTATATCATCAAGAGTCAATTTGATGATCTCCTTGCAAATGCTTTGGCCGATATGTATGCCAAGTGTTGTAGCAATAAGAAGCCAAATTGA